One Ictalurus punctatus breed USDA103 chromosome 21, Coco_2.0, whole genome shotgun sequence genomic window carries:
- the mon1bb gene encoding vacuolar fusion protein MON1 homolog B, with the protein MNEMETMDSPVITSLHQGDENEMQSENDLDSITEVEDLVTLPRIERGKERKLLDLPSEDNLNPNHLPVDIQKDDAVVFDASETVNTSEDNAHEDSGEFVVAMLARGTLEEQGVCTKRISSPLSETPLEASSHWDEDVTAESWRQHRKHVFVLSEAGKPIYSRYGSEEALSSTMGVMMALVSFIQSGDNVIRSVYSDEHTVVFMQQGPLVLVSVSSTHQSEQQLRNELLYVYNQIVSMLTQASITRIFEHKKNYDLRRLLAGSEKILDGLLNLVDFDPSFLLSAVHCLPIASSFRDSLSQILQKAITPNLVFSILIAKNQLLTIAQERMVIEDAKLDPADLHLLLNLIGASSAFQAGEIWTPICLPSFNPDCYFYAYISYLDPPECTVCLLLLSTDNEAFYAVAECKRKIEEAMQAQNALTSIAKAQSYSVSQVGVSDLRHFMYKPFDVPDNHHQLTQFTSPEMEAPYDSEEEKMRLLDLYRDVHGRIHNTARPLKLIYHVAARETLLAWVTTKFELYTCFSPLVTKSYAINAITKLLRWVKKEEDRLFIRYPPKYSTTPNASKS; encoded by the exons ATGAATGAGATGGAGACGATGGACTCACCTGTTATCACATCTTTACATCAGGgtgatgaaaatgaaatgcagtCTGAAAATGATCTAGACAGTATTACAGAGGTGGAAGACCTCGTCACTCTCCCAAGAATTGAAAGAGGCAAAGAGAGAAAGCTTCTAGACCTTCCCTCAGAAGACAACTTAAACCCAAATCATCTTCCTGTGGACATTCAAAAAGATGACGCTGTTGTGTTTGATGCGTCAGAAACTGTTAACACGTCAGAGGACAATGCCCATGAAGACTCTGGTGAATTTGTTGTAGCCATGTTAGCTCGAGGAACGCTGGAAGAGCAGGGTGTGTGCACAAAGAGAATTTCGTCCCCTCTCTCAGAAACTCCCCTAGAGGCTTCCTCTCACTGGGACGAGGATGTGACTGCAGAGAGCTGGAGACAGCACCGGAAGCATGTATTTGTTCTGAGCGAGGCCGGGAAGCCCATCTACTCCCGCTACGGCAGTGAGGAAGCCCTCTCCTCCACCATGGGGGTCATGATGGCTCTGGTGTCCTTCATTCAGAGCGGGGACAATGTCATTCGTTCTGTCTACTCAG ATGAGCATACAGTGGTCTTCATGCAGCAGGGGCCTCTGGTGCTTGTCTCGGTCTCTAGCACCCATCAGTCCGAGCAGCAGCTACGCAATGAACTGCTTTATGTCTATAACCAGATTGTGAGCATGCTTACCCAAGCCAGCATCACTCGCATTTTTGAGCACAAGAAGAACTACGACTTGCGCCGCTTGCTGGCTGGCTCAGAGAAAATCCTAGATGGTTTACTAAACCTGGTTGACTTTGACCCTAGTTTCTTGCTTTCAGCCGTGCACTGTCTACCTATTGCCTCTTCATTCAGGGACTCTCTTAGCCAGATACTTCAGAAAGCCATCACTCCCAACCTAGTCTTCTCTATACTCATTGCAAAGAACCAGCTGCTCACCATTGCACAGGAGAGGATGGTGATTGAGGATGCCAAGCTGGACCCTGCTGATCTTCACCTACTGCTCAACCTTATTGGTGCCTCCTCTGCATTCCAGGCTGGTGAGATCTGGACCCCAATCTGCCTCCCCAGCTTTAACCCTGACTGTTATTTTTACGCCTACATATCCTATCTTGACCCCCCTGAGTGCACTGTGTGCCTGCTGCTGCTGTCCACAGACAATGAGGCATTTTATGCAGTGGCAGAGTGCAAGAGGAAGATTGAGGAAGCCATGCAGGCTCAAAATGCTCTGACCTCCATTGCCAAAGCTCAGTCCTACAGCGTTAGTCAGGTGGGAGTGTCTGATCTCCGGCACTTTATGTACAAGCCTTTTGATGTTCCAGACAACCACCATCAGCTAACCCAGTTCACCAG CCCAGAGATGGAAGCTCCTTATGACAGTGAGGAGGAGAAGATGAGGCTGCTGGACCTTTACAGAGATGTGCATGGCCGCATACACAACACTGCACGCCCTCTTAAACTCATATACCATGTGGCGGCGCGAGAGACCCTGCTGGCCTGG GTTACAACCAAATTTGAGCTGTATACTTGCTTTAGCCCTCTTGTAACAAAGTCCTATGCCATCAATGCTATTACGAAACTGCTGCGGTGGgtgaagaaggaggaggacCGTCTCTTTATACGATATCCCCCGAAGTACTCAACTACACCCAATGCAAGCAAAAGCTAA